The DNA window GGGGCGGCCCTGGGTGTGGATGATGCGCTCCTCGGAGTCGTCCAGGCGCGTGTAGTTGACCAGGCCCTCCGCCATGCCGAAGACCTGCTGGAGCGTGCAGCCCAGCGCGGGCTTCACGCGCGCGGCGGCCTCGGCGCTCAGCTTCGCGCCGCCCACCTGGAGCACCTTCAGGCTGGACAGGTCGTGCCTGCGCGCCTTGGCCGCGTCCATCCACACCATCGCCAGGGGAGGCACCAGCGCGGTGATGGTGACCTTCTCCCGCTCGATGAGCGGGAAGGCCACGTCCGGGCTCGGGTGAAGGGACAGCACCGCCGTGCCGCCCGCGTAGAGCGTCCCGAACACGCCGGGTGAGCTCATGGGGAAGTTGTGCGCGGCGGGGAGCGCGCAAAGGTACACGCTCGACGTGTCGAGCTGGCAGATCTCCGCGCTGGCGCGGACGCTGTAGAGATAGTCGTCGTGCGTGCGCGGGATGAGCTTGGGCACCCCCGTGCTGCCACCGGAGAGCTGGAAGAAGGCCACGTCGTCCGGACGCGGCTCCTCCAGCGGCTCGGGCGTCCGGTAGAGGCTCTCCAGCGAGGTGTAGGGGCCCGCGTCCCCCACGACGATGACGTGCTGGAGCGACGGCACCGCCGTCTTCACGTTGGCCGCGAGCGTCCGGTAGTCGAACCCGCCATGGCGGTCCGCGATGACGTAGGCAACCGCCTCGGTGAACTCGCAGAAGTAGCCAATCTCCGCGCCCCGGTGGGCGGGGAGGGCGAAGACGGGCAGCGCGCCCAGTCGGAAGAGGGCGAAGCAGACCTCATGGAAGGCGGCGACGTTGGGCAACTGCACCACCACGCGGTCCTGGGCCTGGATGCCCAGGGCCTTGAACCCGGACGCGAGCCGGTCCACGCGCGCGTCCAGCTCGCGGTACGTCCGCCGGTCCTCGCCGGAGACGAGCGCGACGCGGTCGCCGTGGAGCCCCGCCCGCTCGCGCAACATCCGCCCGAAGGTCTCCCCGCGCCAGTAGCCCGCGCGGCGGTAGCGCTCCGCGAAGTCCTCTGGCCACGGGGGGCACCCAGGGAGCCGGGCGTCGGTGGCGCTCACGACTTCACCTCGACACCCTGGCCCAGCCCCATCGCCTGGAGCATCGTCCGGAACTTCGCCTCGGTCTCCGCCAGCTCCGACTCCGGCTTGGAGCCCGCGACGATTCCCGCGCCCGCGAACAGGCGCAGCGAGTGCTCGTCGGCCTCCGCGCAGCGGATGGTCACCGCCCACTGTCCGTCGCCATTCACGTCGCACCAGCCGACGGCGCCCGTGTAGTAGCCGCGCTCAAATGGCTCGATGTCGCCGATGGCCGCGTGGGCCAGCTCCGTGGGATAGCCACAGACGGCGGGCGTCGGGTGCATCGCCAGGGCGAGCGTGACGGAGCTGATGCTCGGGTCCCGCAGCTCTCCGACGATGCGGCTCGACAGGTGCCACATCGTCTGCGTGCTCACGAGCGACGGCCTCGCCGGCACCTCCAGGCTCTTGCAGAACGGGCGCAGGGCCTCCGCCACCGCGTCGATGACCACCGCGTGCTCGTGCAGGTCCTTGGGCGACTGGAGCAGCGCCTGGGCCCGGCGCTGGTCCTCCACCGGGTCCGGACTGCGCGCGGCCGAACCCGCGAGGGGGTTGGCCAGCACCTGCATCCCCGAGCGGGACACGAGCAGCTCCGGGCTCGCGCCGATCAGCGTGCGCCGTCCCTCACCCGGGAAGGCCGCCCCGTGCGAGGGCAGGTCCACCGCGAAGGTGTAACCGGACGGGTTGCGCCGGGCCAGGTTGTGCAGCAGCCGCTGGAGGTCGATGGGCGTCGTCGCGCTCAGGTGCAGGGCACGCGACAGCACCACCTTGCGCAGCGGGCCTTGCTCCATCAGCTTCAGCGCCTGGGCCACGCCGTCGAGATAGGCCGAGGGCTCCGGCACCGGCTGCACCGTGTAGCGCGCCGGCTGCGAGGGCAGGGGCATGGCCACGTCGTCGAACACCAGCGGCCCGGCGCGCTGAATCGTCATGGGCACCACGAGCTGCGCGGGCACACTCCCGTCGAAGGGCACCGCGCCCACCGCCACCGGGATGTCGTGGTCCGCCTGCCGCGAGTCACCCAGCACCGCCGCCACGCGCTCCGGCAGCCGCTCCAGCGAGCTGGCCCCACCGACGTGCGGCACCGTGGCGAACGTGCCTCGTGCCAACAGCGTGCGGCGAGGCGAGGCGAAGAAGAACGATGAGCCCGCCTCGTAGCTCTCGAGCAACTGCGCGGCCAGCTTCTGGGGTGCCACGGAACGGTCGGTCTGCGTCACGGCGTGACTCCTGGTTTCCACAAATGTTTCGAAACTTTGATTTTGATACGGAGAATCGTTATCAATTTCTGGACACACCAACGCCCTCTCGGACGAGGAGGGGAGGGTCAACAGCCCAGCGTGGCGCCCCCGTCGACGCAGAGGTCATGAAGGGTGATGTGGCGCGCGCGGTCCGACACGAGGAACTGCACCGCGTCCGCGATGTCGCGCGGCGTGGCGATGCGGCGCAGGGGGATGCCGACGCGGTAGGACTCCGACGCGCCCGCGATGACGGCGTCCGCGCCGCGCTCGTCCTTCCACAGCATGCGCTGCATGGCCGTGTCGGTGGACCCCGGCGACACCACGTTGCAGCGGATGCCGTACTCGGCCAGCTCCAGCCCCAGGCACTTGGTGAACATGGTGGACGCGGCCTTGGACGCGGCATACGCGCCCATCTGCATCCGAGGTGTCCCGGAGGCGTTGGAGCTCACCGTGACGATGACACCCGCCCGGCGGCCCACCATGCGCCGCGCCACCGCGCGCGAGACGTGAAACACGCCGTTCGTGTTCACCCCGAAGGTGGTGGCCCAGTCCTCGTCGGTCATCGACACCACGGGAGACATCCGCAGCACGCCCGCGACGTTGACCAGGGTGTGGATGGGGCCCAGCTCCCGCTCGACGCGCTCCACCACCGTCTCCACGGCGGCGGCGTCACCCACGCTGACCGGCCAGGCCGCGGCCTTCTGCCCGCGTCCCCGCAGCTCGGACACCAGGGCGAGCAGCCCCTCCGCGTTCGTGTCGAGCGCGGCCACGGTGAACTCGGCGGCGAGGACCCTGGCCACCTCGGCACCAATGCCCTGCGCCGCTCCCGTCACCAACGCCACCCGGGGTGTCTCTCCCATCGACTTCAACTCCCTCGGCCTCGCGTCGGAGTGCCTGTCGGAAACCCGATAAATGAGAATGGTTCTCATTATCGATATTGGGCGGATTAAGTGCCATGCGCCCAAGTCGGTGTCAAGGGTGGTTGTCACTCGCAGCGAAGCCGCCAGGGTGCGAGCGAAAGCGAGGATGCAATGTGGGGTGCGGGTGGGCTCTGATGGGGCGGGGCCTGGGGGTG is part of the Myxococcus landrumus genome and encodes:
- a CDS encoding (2,3-dihydroxybenzoyl)adenylate synthase, with protein sequence MSATDARLPGCPPWPEDFAERYRRAGYWRGETFGRMLRERAGLHGDRVALVSGEDRRTYRELDARVDRLASGFKALGIQAQDRVVVQLPNVAAFHEVCFALFRLGALPVFALPAHRGAEIGYFCEFTEAVAYVIADRHGGFDYRTLAANVKTAVPSLQHVIVVGDAGPYTSLESLYRTPEPLEEPRPDDVAFFQLSGGSTGVPKLIPRTHDDYLYSVRASAEICQLDTSSVYLCALPAAHNFPMSSPGVFGTLYAGGTAVLSLHPSPDVAFPLIEREKVTITALVPPLAMVWMDAAKARRHDLSSLKVLQVGGAKLSAEAAARVKPALGCTLQQVFGMAEGLVNYTRLDDSEERIIHTQGRPICADDEVRIVDEEGQDVPVGETGQLFTRGPYTIRGYYKAETHNARAFTPDGFYGTGDLVRRTADGYLVVEGRAKDQINRGGDKVAAEEIENHLLAHPMVHDAAVVSMPDAFLGERTCAFVIPRGTPPPATSLTSFLRERGLAAFKIPDRVEFVDTFPKTGVGKVSKKALREALVRPAATR
- the dhbC gene encoding isochorismate synthase DhbC is translated as MTQTDRSVAPQKLAAQLLESYEAGSSFFFASPRRTLLARGTFATVPHVGGASSLERLPERVAAVLGDSRQADHDIPVAVGAVPFDGSVPAQLVVPMTIQRAGPLVFDDVAMPLPSQPARYTVQPVPEPSAYLDGVAQALKLMEQGPLRKVVLSRALHLSATTPIDLQRLLHNLARRNPSGYTFAVDLPSHGAAFPGEGRRTLIGASPELLVSRSGMQVLANPLAGSAARSPDPVEDQRRAQALLQSPKDLHEHAVVIDAVAEALRPFCKSLEVPARPSLVSTQTMWHLSSRIVGELRDPSISSVTLALAMHPTPAVCGYPTELAHAAIGDIEPFERGYYTGAVGWCDVNGDGQWAVTIRCAEADEHSLRLFAGAGIVAGSKPESELAETEAKFRTMLQAMGLGQGVEVKS
- a CDS encoding 2,3-dihydro-2,3-dihydroxybenzoate dehydrogenase, encoding MGETPRVALVTGAAQGIGAEVARVLAAEFTVAALDTNAEGLLALVSELRGRGQKAAAWPVSVGDAAAVETVVERVERELGPIHTLVNVAGVLRMSPVVSMTDEDWATTFGVNTNGVFHVSRAVARRMVGRRAGVIVTVSSNASGTPRMQMGAYAASKAASTMFTKCLGLELAEYGIRCNVVSPGSTDTAMQRMLWKDERGADAVIAGASESYRVGIPLRRIATPRDIADAVQFLVSDRARHITLHDLCVDGGATLGC